One genomic window of Paramormyrops kingsleyae isolate MSU_618 chromosome 22, PKINGS_0.4, whole genome shotgun sequence includes the following:
- the il21r.1 gene encoding interleukin 21 receptor, tandem duplicate 1 gives MAALQCALLSFLLHCLLHNTACACNITCTADFISSLNCSCSEKALTSSYTVIAACWNEIEKVNRSCEMTPSQHWCTTEPDFDLVVSVNANCSASVTKFNSEGFPESISSVHFLMYEKIKPEAPFNIRLEENDGGYNISWTTAYEDEDSYLHKHLIYRVRIRTIDQPSEERTYSIDEDRSYLEIPYGLFRPGTEHEVDVQASVSPTYMEAFWSEWSPSKNWKVISDKGNLYMYVLPFLSVLPCLLLIYLGRIGWLKWLHLYHYIPSPEEFFKPLYRTHHGDFQRWVGPTFTLSEPDTLERTIVLQVVKEKQQAPLEKLLEGNNEDTSRRDSEDRQDPGSSSSKHFLPGSSSQASTHMTGHISIHTVTVSGEESSGSLSPEAYRGSICAYLGDRAAEVSLSHPGRAVMHRERFLPGPRSDEDEPIVEQGRAFGPYHLNWQLAEGDQELERLSLDSFSSNERSDDGYPHLELDLDTIDSGFQDSDCNSPVDTELNLKRPVLGEAGNLHSNYIRQWVTYSSASGATD, from the exons ATGGCCGCCCTTCAGTGTGCTCTTCTTTCATTCCTGCTGCACTGTCTGCTTCACAACA CTGCATGCGCATGCAACATCACCTGCACAGCAGACTTCATCTCCTCCTTAAATTGTTCCTGTTCCGAAAAGGCACTCACATCTTCGTACACAGTCATAGCAGCTTGCTG gAATGAAATAGAAAAAGTGAACAGGAGCTGTGAGATGACGCCCTCTCAACACTGGTGCACCACTGAACCAGACTTTGACTTAGTCGTTTCTGTTAATGCAAACTGCTCCGCAAGCGTGACCAAGTTCAACAGCGAAGGGTTTCCGGAATCCATCAGCTCAGTACATTTCCTGATGTATGAAAAGA TAAAACCAGAAGCCCCATTCAACattcggttggaagagaatgatGGCGGCTACAATATCTCCTGGACAACGGCCTATGAGGACGAAGACTCATACTTGCATAAACACCTGATTTACCGAGTGCGAATAAGAACAATAGATCAGCCTtctgag GAACGAACTTACTCCATTGATGAGGACAGGAGTTACTTGGAAATTCCCTATGGACTCTTCAGGCCTGGGACTGAGCATGAAGTGGATGTCCAGGCATCTGTATCCCCCACCTATATGGAAGCATTCTGGAGTGAATGGAGCCCCTCCAAGAATTGGAAAGTCATTA GTGATAAAGGGAACCTCTACATGTATGTGTTGCCTTTCCTGTCAGTGCTGCCCTGCTTGCTCTTGATTTACTTGGGAAGAAT AGGATGGCTGAAATGGCTACATTTGTACCATTACATTCCAAGTCCTGAAGAGTTTTTCAAGCCTCTATACCGCACACACCACGGAGATTTTCAG CGTTGGGTGGGCCCCACTTTTACCCTCAGTGAGCCTGACACCTTAGAGAGGACCATCGTGCTGCAGGTGGTGAAGGAGAAGCAGCAGGCACCTCTGGAGAAGCTCTTGGAGGGAAACAACGAGGACACCAGCCGGCGAGACAGTGAAGACAGGCAGGACCCAGGGAGCAGCTCCAGCAAGCATTTTCTCCCAGGAAGCAGCAGCCAAGCCTCAACCCACATGACTGGCCATATCTCCATCCACACGGTAACTGTGTCTGGAGAGGAGAGCTCTGGCTCTCTGAGCCCAGAGGCATACAGGGGAAGCATCTGTGCCTACCTAGGAGACCGTGCAGCAGAAGTCAGCTTAAGCCATCCAGGCAGGGCTGTGATGCACAGGGAGAGGTTTCTCCCGGGACCCAGGAGTGATGAAGACGAGCCCATAGTGGAACAGGGCAGAGCATTTGGGCCTTATCACCTGAACTGGCAGTTAGCTGAAGGCGATCAGGAACTAGAGCGATTGTCTCTGGACTCCTTCTCTTCCAATGAGCGATCCGACGATGGTTACCCCCACCTTGAGCTGGATTTGGACACCATCGACAGTGGGTTCCAAGATTCTGACTGCAATAGCCCAGTGGACACTGAGCTAAACTTGAAGAGGCCAGTTTTGGGGGAGGCAGGGAATCTTCACAGCAACTACATCAGACAATGGGTGACATACAGCTCAGCTTCCGGTGCCACAGACTGA